The following coding sequences are from one Ornithodoros turicata isolate Travis chromosome 1, ASM3712646v1, whole genome shotgun sequence window:
- the LOC135377660 gene encoding NADH dehydrogenase [ubiquinone] 1 alpha subcomplex assembly factor 3-like → MTVPRILSGVLRTSRRSLLMSFRSYSYEGDGKTTVSVLNKIRDDILLLDSYSTSGFRLNNGLFVIGSVAVFPRSVLQWNIGGAIDICEESLSLFTLLEPKLDILVLGIGSAEEKLDSRLIRYLHSKRINVEVLPTIQACSTFNYLNAEARNVAAGLIPPNVVHTGDEIYVALDRVRRDLIADT, encoded by the coding sequence ATGACGGTGCCAAGAATTTTAAGTGGTGTACTCCGCACTTCTCGACGTTCGCTACTCATGTCCTTCCGGAGTTACAGTTACGAAGGAGACGGGAAAACTACTGTTTCAGTTTTAAATAAGATTCGCGACGACATACTTCTGCTCGACTCCTATTCAACTTCAGGGTTCAGGTTAAACAATGGACTTTTTGTGATCGGATCTGTGGCTGTTTTTCCTAGAAGTGTTCTACAATGGAACATCGGAGGTGCCATAGACATATGTGAAGAGTCATTGTCGTTGTTCACATTGCTTGAACCGAAGTTAGACATACTTGTCTTGGGCATTGGAAGCGCCGAAGAGAAGTTGGATAGCCGGTTAATACGATATCTTCATTCGAAGAGGATAAATGTAGAGGTGCTTCCTACCATTCAAGCATGTTCGACATTTAATTATCTTAATGCGGAAGCAAGAAATGTTGCAGCAGGTTTGATTCCACCAAATGTTGTGCACACTGGAGACGAAATTTACGTGGCACTGGACAGGGTCAGGCGAGACCTCATTGCAGACACTTAA